In a single window of the Streptomyces sp. CGMCC 4.7035 genome:
- a CDS encoding ABC transporter permease, which produces MFRTALRNVLAHKARLLMTVLAVMLGVAFVSGTLVFTNTISDAFKKSSAKGFDHVDVAIEPGIAQDVGDKIGKSPELTQALLDKVAKAPGADSAIGVVNGFTALAGKDGKLIGDGFQSEGGNYWGAKDPRYPLKSGRAPQGENEIALDADTAGRAGYEVGDTLRLSVDGPVLTPKITGIFTTDDGNVAAGGSLALFDTKTAQKLFHREGAYDEIDVKAAAGTSQDALRAELEKVVPKDTGSLTTGQQLADDQAQRISEGMSSMRTMLLVFAGIALFVGVFIIANTFTMLVAQRTRELALMRAVGASRRQVTRSVLLEAAVVGAVAAVTGLAVGVGIGAGMRALVGTLGAPVPAGPLVITPGTVAAALGVGILVTMLAAWLPGRRAAKIPPVAAMSSVHAPATTRSLVLRNTLGALLSGAGVAAVLVGSQAKTASDGQLPMGLGAALLVIGVFVLTPLLSRPLIAAGAPVLRVFGISGKLARQNSVRNPRRTAATASALMIGLTLITGLTVIAGSVQQAIDKMATSALKADYVVSMANGNPLSADVDTKLAAADGVTATSPLRDAPARIDDTTESLTGVNGSAIGKLTNLKVDQGSFKVGGTDVVVDDKTAKDHGWKAGSRFTVSYEDGKKQGLTVSAVYEGNELIRGILLDNTTLAPHRTSSEPADMRVMVKTSGGASDATKDRLEKALGDNPAIRVQDKQEISNDIAQIFTLMLNMLYGLLAMAVIVAVLGVINTLAMSVFERSQEIGMLRAIGLERGGIKRMVRLESLVISLFGGVLGIGLGVFFGWAAGELIGSSLDTYALILPWGRMAVFLLLAAAVGVLAALWPARRAARLNMLAAIKSE; this is translated from the coding sequence ATGTTCCGTACCGCCCTGCGCAACGTACTCGCGCACAAGGCCAGGCTCCTCATGACCGTGCTCGCCGTGATGCTCGGCGTGGCCTTCGTGTCGGGGACCCTGGTCTTCACCAACACCATCTCCGACGCCTTCAAGAAGAGCTCCGCGAAGGGGTTCGACCACGTCGACGTCGCCATCGAGCCCGGGATCGCCCAGGACGTGGGTGACAAGATCGGCAAGAGCCCGGAACTCACCCAGGCGCTGCTGGACAAGGTGGCGAAGGCCCCGGGCGCCGACTCGGCCATCGGTGTCGTGAACGGCTTCACCGCCCTCGCCGGCAAGGACGGCAAGCTCATCGGCGACGGCTTCCAGTCCGAGGGCGGCAACTACTGGGGCGCCAAGGACCCGCGCTACCCCCTCAAGAGCGGCCGCGCGCCTCAGGGCGAGAACGAGATCGCACTCGACGCCGACACCGCCGGGCGGGCGGGCTACGAGGTCGGAGACACCCTGCGGCTGTCCGTGGACGGCCCGGTGCTGACTCCGAAGATCACCGGGATCTTCACCACGGACGACGGCAACGTCGCGGCCGGCGGCAGCCTCGCGCTGTTCGACACGAAGACCGCGCAGAAGCTGTTCCACCGGGAGGGCGCGTACGACGAGATCGACGTGAAGGCGGCGGCCGGCACCAGCCAGGACGCGCTGCGGGCGGAACTGGAGAAGGTGGTTCCCAAGGACACCGGGTCCCTGACCACCGGTCAGCAGCTCGCCGACGACCAGGCCCAGCGGATCTCCGAGGGCATGAGCTCGATGCGGACGATGCTGCTGGTCTTCGCCGGAATCGCCCTGTTCGTCGGCGTGTTCATCATCGCCAACACCTTCACCATGCTGGTCGCCCAGCGCACCAGGGAACTGGCCCTGATGCGCGCGGTCGGCGCCTCGCGCCGCCAGGTCACCCGCTCGGTGCTGCTGGAGGCGGCCGTGGTCGGCGCGGTCGCGGCCGTCACCGGTCTCGCCGTCGGCGTCGGCATCGGCGCCGGAATGCGCGCCCTGGTCGGCACGCTGGGTGCTCCCGTGCCCGCCGGTCCGCTGGTCATCACGCCCGGCACGGTCGCCGCCGCCCTGGGCGTCGGCATCCTGGTCACCATGCTGGCCGCCTGGCTGCCGGGCCGGCGCGCCGCGAAGATCCCGCCGGTCGCGGCGATGAGCAGCGTCCACGCCCCGGCCACCACCAGGTCGCTGGTGCTGCGCAACACCCTCGGCGCGCTGCTCTCGGGCGCGGGCGTCGCCGCCGTACTCGTCGGCAGCCAGGCGAAGACCGCCAGCGACGGACAGCTGCCGATGGGCCTCGGTGCGGCCCTGCTGGTGATCGGTGTCTTCGTGCTCACCCCGCTGCTGTCCCGCCCGCTGATCGCCGCGGGCGCGCCCGTCCTGCGCGTCTTCGGCATCAGCGGCAAGCTGGCCCGGCAGAACTCCGTGCGCAACCCACGCCGCACCGCCGCCACCGCCTCCGCGCTGATGATCGGCCTGACCCTGATCACCGGTCTGACGGTGATCGCGGGCAGTGTGCAGCAGGCGATCGACAAGATGGCCACCTCCGCGCTGAAGGCGGACTACGTGGTGTCGATGGCGAACGGCAACCCGCTCTCCGCCGACGTCGACACGAAGCTCGCCGCGGCGGACGGCGTCACCGCCACGAGTCCGCTGCGCGACGCGCCCGCGCGCATCGACGACACCACCGAGTCCCTGACCGGGGTCAACGGCTCCGCGATCGGCAAGCTCACCAACCTCAAGGTCGACCAGGGGTCCTTCAAGGTCGGCGGCACGGACGTCGTGGTGGACGACAAGACCGCCAAGGACCACGGCTGGAAGGCCGGTTCGCGGTTCACGGTCTCGTACGAGGACGGCAAGAAGCAGGGGCTGACGGTCTCCGCCGTCTACGAGGGCAACGAGCTGATCCGGGGCATCCTGCTGGACAACACGACCCTGGCGCCGCATCGGACGTCGTCCGAGCCCGCCGACATGCGGGTCATGGTGAAGACCTCGGGCGGCGCGAGCGACGCGACGAAGGACCGGCTGGAGAAGGCGCTGGGCGACAACCCGGCGATCAGGGTCCAGGACAAGCAGGAAATCTCCAACGACATCGCGCAGATCTTCACCCTGATGCTCAACATGCTCTACGGGCTGCTGGCGATGGCCGTCATCGTCGCGGTCCTCGGCGTCATCAACACCCTCGCCATGTCCGTATTCGAGCGTTCGCAGGAGATCGGGATGCTGCGCGCGATCGGTCTGGAGCGCGGTGGCATCAAGCGGATGGTCCGTCTGGAGTCGCTGGTCATCTCGCTCTTCGGCGGAGTGCTGGGCATCGGCCTGGGCGTGTTCTTCGGCTGGGCGGCCGGCGAGCTGATCGGCAGTTCCCTGGACACCTACGCGCTCATCCTGCCGTGGGGCCGGATGGCGGTCTTCCTGCTGCTGGCGGCCGCTGTGGGCGTGCTGGCGGCCCTGTGGCCGGCCCGGCGGGCGGCTCGTCTGAACATGCTGGCCGCGATCAAGTCGGAGTAG
- a CDS encoding cyclopropane-fatty-acyl-phospholipid synthase family protein, whose product MADAALRLKNLVEQLLAAPLPLRLRAWDGSEAGPPGAPALVVRNRRALRRLLWKPGELGLARAWVAGDLGIEGDLYTALDLLAGLIWERGDDARTLAQALRDPAFRAAVRGLAKLAGPFPPPPPPREEARKLRGHLHTRHSDRRAVSHHYDVGNDFYEIVLGPSMVYSCAYWDSPDGTLEDAQRDKLELVCRKLGLKPGQRLLDVGCGWGSMAIHAAREHGVSVVGITLSQEQAAYARKRVADEGLTDRVEIRVQDYRDVTDGPYDAISSIGMAEHVGSERYLEYARALLALLKPGGRLLNHQIGRRPQRDETTYSVDAFIDAYVFPDGELAPLGTTVTQLERAGFEVRDVESLREHYALTLRQWVTNLEEQWERAQRLTGPGRARVWRLYMAASALAFERNRIGVNQVLAVRTPEPGASGLPLRARTWN is encoded by the coding sequence ATGGCCGACGCCGCGCTGCGGCTGAAGAACCTCGTCGAACAGTTGCTGGCAGCCCCGCTCCCGCTGCGCTTGCGGGCCTGGGACGGTTCGGAGGCCGGCCCGCCCGGCGCCCCCGCCCTGGTCGTGCGCAACCGTCGCGCGTTGCGCCGTCTGCTGTGGAAACCGGGCGAGTTGGGCCTCGCCCGCGCCTGGGTCGCAGGCGACCTGGGCATCGAGGGCGACCTCTACACCGCCCTCGACCTCCTCGCCGGCCTGATCTGGGAGCGCGGGGACGACGCCCGCACCCTCGCCCAGGCGCTCCGTGACCCGGCCTTCCGCGCCGCCGTCCGCGGACTGGCCAAGCTGGCCGGCCCCTTCCCGCCGCCCCCACCGCCCCGCGAGGAGGCCCGCAAGCTCCGAGGCCACCTCCACACCCGGCACAGCGACAGACGCGCCGTCAGCCACCACTACGACGTCGGGAACGACTTCTACGAGATCGTCCTGGGCCCGTCCATGGTGTATTCGTGCGCCTACTGGGACTCACCGGACGGCACCCTTGAGGACGCCCAGCGCGACAAGCTCGAACTCGTCTGCCGCAAGCTCGGCCTGAAACCCGGTCAGCGCCTCCTGGACGTCGGCTGCGGCTGGGGCTCCATGGCCATTCATGCGGCCCGCGAGCACGGCGTGAGCGTCGTCGGCATCACCCTCTCCCAGGAGCAGGCCGCGTACGCCCGCAAGCGGGTCGCCGACGAGGGACTGACGGACAGGGTCGAGATCCGGGTGCAGGACTACCGGGACGTGACCGACGGCCCGTACGACGCCATCTCCTCCATCGGCATGGCCGAACACGTCGGCTCCGAGCGGTACCTGGAGTACGCCCGCGCTCTCCTCGCCCTGCTGAAGCCCGGCGGGCGGCTGCTCAACCACCAGATCGGACGGCGGCCCCAGCGGGACGAAACCACGTACTCCGTCGACGCGTTCATCGACGCCTACGTCTTCCCGGACGGCGAACTCGCCCCCCTCGGCACCACGGTGACGCAGCTGGAGCGCGCCGGGTTCGAGGTCCGCGACGTCGAGTCCCTTCGCGAGCACTACGCCCTCACCCTGCGCCAGTGGGTCACCAACCTGGAGGAGCAGTGGGAGCGGGCGCAGCGCCTCACCGGTCCCGGCCGTGCCCGCGTCTGGCGTCTCTACATGGCCGCCTCGGCCCTCGCCTTCGAACGCAACCGCATCGGCGTCAACCAGGTCCTCGCGGTGCGGACGCCGGAGCCGGGTGCGTCCGGGCTGCCGCTCAGGGCGCGTACCTGGAACTGA
- a CDS encoding NAD(P)/FAD-dependent oxidoreductase, with amino-acid sequence MSTTERPRILVVGGGYVGLYAARRILKKMRYGEATVTVVDPRSYMTYQPFLPEAAAGSISPRHVVVPLRRVLPKAEVLTGRVTTIDQDRKVATIAPLVGEAYELPFDYLVVALGAVSRTFPIPGLAEQGIGMKGIEESIGLRNHVLEQLDKADSTTDEEIRRKALTFVFIGGGFAGAETIGEVEDMARDAAKYYKNVSREDMRFILVDAADKILPEVGPKLGQYGKEHLEGRGVEIYLSTSMESCVDGHVVLKNGLEVDSNTIVWTAGVKPNPALARYGLPLGPRGHVDTAATLQVQGTDYIWAAGDNAQVPDMAARKAGVENAWCPPNAQHALRQAKVLGDNVVSGMRGFPQKEYSHANKGAVAGLGLHKGVAMIVMGKMKIKLKGRLAWYMHRGYHGMAMPTWNRKIRIFADWTLGMFLKREVVSLGAIESPREEFYEAAKPAPVAAASKVEEKAKAS; translated from the coding sequence ATGAGCACCACGGAGCGTCCCAGGATCCTCGTAGTAGGCGGTGGGTACGTAGGCCTGTACGCAGCTCGCCGCATTCTCAAGAAGATGCGCTACGGCGAGGCGACCGTCACGGTCGTCGACCCGCGCTCGTACATGACCTACCAGCCCTTCCTCCCCGAAGCCGCCGCCGGCAGCATCTCCCCCCGGCACGTCGTCGTACCGCTGCGACGCGTGCTGCCGAAGGCGGAGGTCCTCACCGGCCGGGTCACCACCATCGACCAGGACCGCAAGGTCGCCACGATCGCCCCGCTGGTCGGCGAGGCGTACGAGCTGCCTTTCGACTACCTCGTCGTCGCGCTCGGCGCGGTCTCCCGCACCTTCCCGATCCCCGGCCTCGCCGAGCAGGGCATCGGCATGAAGGGCATCGAGGAGTCCATCGGCCTGCGCAACCACGTTCTTGAGCAGCTCGACAAGGCCGACTCCACGACCGACGAGGAGATCCGCCGCAAGGCGCTCACCTTCGTCTTCATCGGCGGTGGCTTCGCCGGTGCGGAGACCATCGGCGAGGTCGAGGACATGGCCCGGGACGCGGCCAAGTACTACAAGAACGTGTCCCGCGAGGACATGCGCTTCATCCTCGTCGACGCCGCCGACAAGATCCTTCCCGAGGTCGGTCCCAAGCTCGGCCAGTACGGCAAGGAGCACCTTGAGGGCCGCGGGGTCGAGATCTACCTCTCCACCTCCATGGAGTCCTGCGTCGACGGCCACGTGGTGCTCAAGAACGGCCTTGAGGTCGACTCCAACACGATCGTGTGGACGGCGGGTGTGAAGCCCAACCCGGCCCTCGCCCGCTACGGTCTCCCGCTCGGCCCGCGCGGCCACGTGGACACCGCGGCCACGCTTCAGGTCCAGGGCACGGACTACATCTGGGCCGCGGGCGACAACGCCCAGGTGCCGGACATGGCCGCCCGCAAGGCCGGCGTCGAGAACGCCTGGTGCCCGCCGAACGCGCAGCACGCGCTGCGTCAGGCCAAGGTGCTCGGCGACAACGTGGTCTCCGGTATGCGGGGCTTCCCGCAGAAGGAGTACTCGCACGCCAACAAGGGCGCGGTGGCGGGCCTCGGTCTCCACAAGGGCGTCGCGATGATCGTCATGGGCAAGATGAAGATCAAGCTCAAGGGCCGTCTCGCCTGGTACATGCACCGTGGCTACCACGGTATGGCGATGCCGACGTGGAACCGGAAGATCCGGATCTTCGCCGACTGGACGCTCGGCATGTTCCTCAAGCGCGAGGTCGTCTCGCTCGGCGCGATCGAGTCGCCGCGCGAGGAGTTCTACGAGGCCGCGAAGCCGGCGCCGGTCGCTGCCGCGAGCAAGGTGGAAGAGAAGGCCAAGGCCTCCTGA
- a CDS encoding Ppx/GppA phosphatase family protein, translated as MTRVAAVDCGTNSIRLLVADADPATGELVELDRRMIIVRLGQGVDRTGRLAPEALERTFAACREYAEIIKEHGAERVRFVATSASRDAENRDDFVRGVLEILGVEPEVISGDQEAEFSFTGATKELMGREDLSTPYLVVDIGGGSTEFVVGEGHVRAARSVDIGCVRMTERHLVRDGVVSDPPTEEQIAAIRSDIEAALDLVEQTVPLPEAHTLVGLAGSVTTVSAIAQELPEYDSTRIHHSRISHDRVREITEWLLRSTHAERAAIPSMHPGRVDVIGAGALVLLAIMERIGADEVVVSEHDILDGIAWSIA; from the coding sequence GTGACGCGTGTCGCCGCCGTCGACTGCGGTACGAACTCCATCCGGCTCCTGGTCGCGGACGCCGACCCAGCGACCGGTGAACTCGTCGAACTGGACCGGCGGATGATCATCGTCCGGCTCGGACAGGGCGTGGACCGGACCGGGCGGCTGGCGCCGGAGGCCCTTGAGCGCACGTTCGCCGCGTGCCGGGAGTACGCCGAGATCATCAAGGAGCACGGCGCGGAGCGGGTCCGTTTCGTCGCCACCTCCGCCTCCCGTGACGCCGAGAACCGGGACGATTTCGTCCGCGGGGTGCTGGAGATCCTCGGCGTCGAACCCGAGGTCATCTCGGGCGACCAGGAGGCGGAGTTCTCCTTCACGGGTGCGACCAAGGAGCTGATGGGCCGCGAGGACCTGTCCACGCCGTATCTGGTCGTGGACATCGGCGGCGGGTCCACGGAGTTCGTCGTGGGAGAGGGCCATGTGCGGGCCGCCCGGTCCGTCGACATCGGCTGCGTCCGTATGACCGAGCGCCACCTGGTGCGCGACGGGGTCGTCAGCGACCCGCCCACTGAGGAGCAGATCGCGGCCATACGGTCCGACATCGAGGCCGCGCTGGACCTGGTGGAGCAGACCGTGCCGCTGCCCGAGGCGCACACGCTGGTCGGGCTCGCCGGCTCGGTCACCACCGTCTCGGCGATCGCCCAGGAACTCCCGGAGTACGACTCCACGAGGATCCACCACTCCCGGATCTCCCACGACCGCGTCCGGGAGATCACCGAGTGGCTGCTGAGGTCCACTCATGCCGAGCGCGCGGCGATTCCCTCCATGCACCCGGGGCGCGTGGACGTCATCGGAGCGGGTGCCCTCGTGCTGCTGGCGATCATGGAGCGGATCGGGGCCGACGAGGTCGTGGTGAGCGAGCACGACATCCTCGACGGCATCGCCTGGTCGATCGCCTAG
- a CDS encoding DUF501 domain-containing protein — protein sequence METPPPPTPHTEPTDADVEAFKQQLGRPPRGLRAIAHRCPCGQPDVVETAPRLPDGTPFPTLYYLTCPRAASAIGTLEANGVMKEMTARLAEDPELAASYRAAHEDYIRRRDEIEELKGFPSAGGMPDRVKCLHVLVAHSLAAGPGVNPLGDEALAMLPEWWRKGSCVTLAGPPSGDEWQAETSESGWFAAKPVDESATEPVGSEGDDK from the coding sequence ATGGAAACGCCCCCGCCGCCCACCCCGCACACCGAGCCTACGGACGCGGACGTCGAGGCCTTCAAGCAGCAGCTCGGCCGGCCGCCGCGCGGTCTGCGCGCCATCGCGCACCGCTGCCCGTGCGGGCAGCCCGACGTCGTCGAGACGGCGCCGCGGCTGCCGGACGGGACCCCCTTCCCGACGCTCTACTACCTGACGTGCCCCCGCGCCGCCTCGGCGATCGGCACGCTGGAGGCGAACGGCGTGATGAAGGAGATGACGGCCCGGCTCGCGGAGGACCCCGAGCTGGCGGCCTCCTACCGGGCCGCCCACGAGGACTACATCCGGCGCCGGGACGAGATCGAGGAGCTCAAGGGCTTCCCGAGCGCGGGCGGCATGCCGGACCGCGTGAAGTGCCTGCACGTGCTCGTGGCGCACTCCCTGGCCGCGGGTCCGGGCGTCAATCCGCTCGGCGACGAGGCGCTCGCGATGCTGCCGGAGTGGTGGCGCAAGGGGTCCTGTGTGACGCTCGCGGGGCCGCCGTCCGGTGACGAGTGGCAGGCCGAGACGTCGGAATCCGGCTGGTTCGCCGCCAAGCCCGTCGACGAGTCGGCCACCGAGCCCGTCGGTTCCGAGGGGGACGACAAGTGA
- a CDS encoding FtsB family cell division protein codes for MAVKDRDRFSTATRLRLFGEQTAARVYRSQTKRQARRSRLTGRAALLALVLCSLIVALAYPIRQYVSQRADIADLERQQEQARQRVEQLRDLKARWQDDAYAEQQIRQRLHYVMPGETGYIVVDPEAAKQSRTSLTTAARPWYANIWDGVDRADRADRSDRADSSDRADQ; via the coding sequence ATGGCCGTGAAGGACCGCGACCGGTTCTCCACAGCGACCAGGCTGCGGCTGTTCGGCGAGCAGACGGCGGCCCGGGTCTACCGCTCCCAGACCAAGCGGCAGGCCCGCCGCTCCCGGCTCACCGGCCGGGCCGCCCTGCTCGCGCTCGTCCTGTGCTCGCTGATCGTGGCGCTGGCGTACCCGATAAGGCAGTACGTCTCCCAGCGCGCCGATATCGCCGACCTGGAACGGCAGCAGGAGCAGGCCCGCCAGCGGGTGGAACAGTTGCGCGACCTCAAGGCGCGCTGGCAGGACGACGCGTACGCGGAGCAGCAGATCCGGCAGCGGCTGCACTATGTGATGCCGGGAGAGACCGGCTACATCGTCGTCGACCCGGAGGCGGCCAAGCAGTCGCGCACGAGCCTGACGACGGCCGCGCGCCCCTGGTACGCCAACATCTGGGACGGGGTCGACAGGGCCGACAGGGCCGACCGGTCCGACAGGGCCGACAGTTCCGACAGGGCCGACCAGTGA
- the eno gene encoding phosphopyruvate hydratase gives MLVPSIDVVVAREILDSRGNPTVEVEVGLDDGSTGRAAVPSGASTGAFEAIELRDGDPNRYQGKGVEKAVLAVIEQIGPELVGYDATEQRLIDQAMFDLDATDNKGSLGANAILGVSLAVAHAASEASDLPLFRYLGGPNAHLLPVPMMNILNGGSHADSNVDIQEFMIAPIGAESFSEALRWGTEVYHTLKAVLKSKGLSTGLGDEGGFAPNLGSNREALDLILEAIKQAGYVPGEQIALALDVAASEFYKEGKYLFEGKERSAAEMTEYYEELVAAYPLVSIEDPLFEDDWAGWKVITDKLGDKVQLVGDDLFVTNPERLARGIEEGTANALLVKVNQIGSLTETLDAVELAQRNGFKCMMSHRSGETEDVTIADLAVATNCGQIKTGAPARSERVAKYNQLLRIEEILDDAAVYAGRSAFPRFKG, from the coding sequence ATGCTCGTGCCGTCCATCGACGTCGTCGTAGCCCGGGAAATCCTGGACTCCCGAGGCAACCCCACGGTCGAGGTCGAGGTCGGCCTCGACGACGGCAGCACCGGTCGTGCCGCCGTCCCGTCCGGCGCCTCCACCGGCGCCTTCGAGGCCATCGAGCTCCGCGACGGTGACCCCAACCGCTACCAGGGCAAGGGTGTCGAGAAGGCCGTCCTCGCCGTCATCGAGCAGATCGGCCCGGAGCTGGTCGGTTACGACGCCACCGAGCAGCGCCTGATCGACCAGGCGATGTTCGACCTGGACGCCACCGACAACAAGGGCTCCCTCGGCGCCAACGCCATCCTCGGCGTCTCCCTCGCCGTCGCCCACGCCGCCTCCGAGGCCAGCGACCTTCCCCTCTTCCGCTACCTGGGCGGCCCGAACGCGCACCTGCTGCCGGTGCCGATGATGAACATCCTGAACGGCGGCTCGCACGCCGACTCCAACGTGGACATCCAGGAGTTCATGATCGCCCCGATCGGCGCGGAGTCCTTCTCCGAGGCGCTGCGCTGGGGCACCGAGGTCTACCACACCCTCAAGGCCGTCCTGAAGTCCAAGGGCCTGTCCACCGGCCTCGGCGACGAGGGCGGCTTCGCCCCGAACCTGGGCTCCAACCGCGAGGCCCTCGACCTCATCCTCGAGGCCATCAAGCAGGCCGGGTACGTCCCCGGTGAGCAGATCGCCCTCGCGCTCGACGTTGCCGCCTCCGAGTTCTACAAGGAGGGCAAGTACCTCTTCGAGGGCAAGGAGCGCTCCGCCGCCGAGATGACGGAGTACTACGAGGAGCTCGTGGCGGCCTACCCGCTCGTCTCCATCGAGGACCCGCTGTTCGAGGACGACTGGGCCGGCTGGAAGGTCATCACCGACAAGCTCGGTGACAAGGTCCAGCTGGTCGGCGACGACCTGTTCGTCACCAACCCGGAGCGCCTGGCCCGCGGCATCGAGGAGGGCACCGCCAACGCCCTGCTCGTGAAGGTGAACCAGATCGGTTCGCTCACCGAGACCCTCGACGCCGTCGAGCTGGCCCAGCGCAACGGCTTCAAGTGCATGATGTCCCACCGCTCCGGCGAGACCGAGGACGTGACCATCGCCGACCTGGCCGTCGCCACCAACTGCGGCCAGATCAAGACCGGCGCCCCGGCCCGCTCCGAGCGCGTCGCCAAGTACAACCAGCTGCTGCGCATCGAGGAGATCCTCGACGACGCCGCGGTGTACGCCGGCCGCAGCGCGTTCCCGCGCTTCAAGGGCTGA
- a CDS encoding transglycosylase family protein, with amino-acid sequence MLCSGNGKHRRSSKATRVIALAGVTGAAIAAPLMAAGNASAATAAQWDAVAQCESGGNWSINTGNGFYGGLQFTNSTWAAFGGTAYASRADLATKAQQIAIAEKVLAGQGKGAWPVCGKGLTSAPYNGAAASTSTSTSKSSSSSSSKTTTRSTETKPASRSAERPAAQKTVTTPAGQKVEKGDGEYKVVKGDTLSGIAAKHDVQGGWKKLFELNKDIVKDADLIYPGQQLHLK; translated from the coding sequence ATGCTGTGTTCCGGCAACGGCAAGCACCGCCGCTCGTCCAAGGCCACTCGTGTCATCGCGCTCGCCGGCGTCACCGGCGCCGCCATCGCCGCCCCGCTGATGGCGGCCGGCAACGCCTCCGCCGCCACCGCCGCCCAGTGGGACGCCGTCGCCCAGTGCGAGTCCGGCGGCAACTGGTCCATCAACACCGGCAACGGCTTCTACGGTGGCCTGCAGTTCACCAACTCCACCTGGGCCGCCTTCGGTGGCACCGCCTACGCTTCGCGCGCCGACCTGGCCACCAAGGCGCAGCAGATAGCCATCGCCGAGAAGGTCCTCGCGGGCCAGGGCAAGGGCGCCTGGCCGGTCTGCGGCAAGGGCCTGACCAGCGCTCCGTACAACGGCGCCGCCGCCTCCACCTCGACGAGCACCTCCAAGAGCAGCTCGTCGAGCAGCTCGAAGACCACCACCCGCTCGACCGAGACGAAGCCGGCCTCCCGTTCGGCCGAGCGTCCGGCCGCCCAGAAGACCGTCACCACCCCGGCCGGTCAGAAGGTCGAGAAGGGCGACGGCGAGTACAAGGTCGTCAAGGGCGACACCCTCAGCGGGATCGCCGCGAAGCACGACGTCCAGGGCGGCTGGAAGAAGCTGTTCGAGCTGAACAAGGACATCGTCAAGGACGCCGACCTCATCTACCCGGGCCAGCAGCTGCACCTCAAGTGA
- a CDS encoding LysM peptidoglycan-binding domain-containing protein, with protein sequence MLSGNGRHRRPRQAPALLVAAGVTGSAIAIPLLGATGASAASGTTWDQVAECESGGSWSADTGNGSYGGLQLTQEEWDKYGGLDYAPRADQASRSQQIAVAETILAARGVSAWASCGPRVGLGQDTRAANVDTGLAGDSVGSGSVSDFGVDRGLSESSQSPQSSESSASVKSSKGSDSSTSSSPSSSSSPSSKSTDDSTKGSKGDTGASDSQTSGDPTGAATNGDDSGNSGRSDASSGAGAGEASGGGRHRGDSADEDAVEGRTGDASGRHASRDSADARDAVDGSYTVRSGDSLCGIADSLDLTGGWRALYDANKTTVGADPDLIVPGQSLVLDVEPTGTGS encoded by the coding sequence ATGCTCTCCGGGAACGGTCGTCACCGTCGCCCCCGCCAGGCCCCGGCTCTCCTCGTCGCGGCAGGAGTTACCGGGTCGGCGATCGCCATCCCGCTCCTCGGCGCCACGGGCGCGAGCGCGGCCAGCGGCACCACCTGGGATCAGGTGGCGGAGTGCGAGAGCGGCGGGTCCTGGAGCGCCGACACCGGAAACGGCAGCTACGGCGGACTCCAGCTGACGCAGGAGGAGTGGGACAAGTACGGCGGCCTCGACTACGCACCCCGTGCCGACCAGGCCAGCCGCTCGCAGCAGATCGCCGTCGCCGAGACGATCCTCGCCGCCAGGGGCGTGTCGGCCTGGGCCTCGTGTGGCCCCCGCGTCGGCCTGGGTCAGGACACCAGGGCCGCCAACGTCGACACGGGTCTCGCCGGTGACTCGGTCGGCAGCGGCTCTGTGTCGGACTTCGGCGTCGACCGTGGCCTGTCCGAATCATCTCAGTCGCCCCAATCGTCTGAGTCGTCCGCATCCGTCAAGTCTTCGAAGGGTTCGGATTCTTCGACCTCTTCGTCGCCTTCTTCCTCTTCATCCCCGTCCTCGAAGTCGACCGACGACTCGACCAAGGGCAGCAAGGGCGACACCGGCGCGAGCGACTCGCAGACTTCGGGTGACCCGACCGGGGCCGCGACGAATGGGGACGACTCGGGCAATTCCGGTCGGAGTGACGCCTCTTCGGGTGCGGGTGCGGGTGAGGCCTCCGGTGGTGGCCGTCATCGTGGCGACAGCGCCGACGAGGATGCCGTGGAGGGTCGTACGGGCGATGCGTCCGGTCGGCACGCCTCGCGTGACTCCGCCGACGCGCGCGACGCCGTCGACGGCTCGTACACCGTCCGTTCCGGAGACAGCCTGTGCGGCATCGCCGACTCCCTTGACCTCACGGGCGGGTGGCGCGCTCTGTACGACGCGAACAAGACGACGGTCGGTGCCGATCCCGACCTCATCGTCCCCGGTCAGAGCCTTGTGCTCGATGTCGAGCCGACCGGAACGGGGTCCTGA